One Helianthus annuus cultivar XRQ/B chromosome 7, HanXRQr2.0-SUNRISE, whole genome shotgun sequence genomic region harbors:
- the LOC110883367 gene encoding uncharacterized protein LOC110883367, translating into MAPYEMLYGRRCRTPVCWDEVGPRELAHKDIVRAANEKIDMVRAHLKAAKHRQNSYADKRRRPIEFQVGDKVMLKVSPWKGIIRFRKRGKPSPRFIRPFKIVERVGKVAYRLELPAELGGIHSTFHYDDIEVDNSLNYVVKPIAILHRKVKSLRNKEINQVKVKWEHRKGSDTTWESEEEMQRFYPTLFGT; encoded by the coding sequence ATGGCTCCGTACGAGATGCTTTACGGTAGGAGATGCCGGACCCCAGTGTGTTGGGATGAGGTGGGTCCACGTGAACTCGCCCATAAAGACATAGTTCGAGCCGCTAATGAGAAGATTGATAtggttcgggcacacttgaaggCGGCTAAACATAGACAAAATTCGTACGCGGACAAAAGAAGAAGGCCGATCGAGTTTCAGGTTGGCGACAAGGTCATGCTTAAGGTATCTCCATGGAAGGGAATTATCCGGTTCAGAAAAAGAGGAAAACCAAGCCCGAGATTTATTAGGCCGTTTAAAATCGTCGAACGAGTAGGTAAGGTAGCATACCGTCTCGAACTACCCGCAGAACTGGgtggaattcatagcacattccactACGACGACATTGAGGTAGATAATAGTCTTAACTATGTGGTGAAGCCGATTGCGATTCTACATCGTAAAGTGAAAAGCTTGAGGAACAAAGAGATTAAccaagtaaaagtcaaatgggagcaTAGAAAGGGTTcggataccacatgggaatcTGAAGAGGAGATGCAACGAttctaccctacattatttggtacgtaa